The following are from one region of the Strix uralensis isolate ZFMK-TIS-50842 chromosome 4, bStrUra1, whole genome shotgun sequence genome:
- the HS3ST1 gene encoding heparan sulfate glucosamine 3-O-sulfotransferase 1 codes for MAAFLLGAVLLIVQPQIVPSRSAINLKADTSPQSVQRELLKKTSQKNDFKENIHSNGSCRQLPQTIIIGVRKGGTRALLEMLSLHPDIAAAESEVHFFDWEDHYRNGLQWYINQMPFSYPHQITVEKTPAYFTSPKVPERVYNMNQSMRLLLILRDPSERVLSDYTQVFYNHMQKHKPYPSIEQFLIKDGELNVDYKAINRSLYYIHMQNWLKYFPLDRIHIVDGDKLIKDPFPEIEKVERFLKLSPQINASNFYFNKTKGFYCLRDSGRERCLHESKGRAHPQVDTRLLEKLHEYFHEPNKKFFELVGRTFDWHSFVAS; via the coding sequence ATGGCAGCTTTTCTGCTGGGAGCTGTGTTGCTTATTGTTCAACCTCAGATAGTGCCTTCCAGATCGGCTATAAATTTGAAGGCTGACACTTCTCCTCAGTCTGTTCAGAGagagcttttaaagaaaacatctcaAAAAAATGACTTCAAGGAAAACATTCATTCTAATGGATCATGCCGGCAGCTGCCACAGACTATCATTATTGGAGTGAGAAAAGGTGGAACAAGAGCTTTGTTAGAGATGTTGAGTCTCCATCCAGATATTGCGGCAGCAGAAAGTGAAGTTCACTTCTTTGACTGGGAAGATCATTACAGAAATGGATTGCAATGGTATATTAATCAAATGCCATTCTCTTATCCCCATCAGATCACCGTGGAAAAAACTCCAGCATATTTCACATCACCTAAAGTGCCTGAAAGAGTTTATAACATGAACCAATCAATGAGACTACTCCTTATTTTAAGAGACCCAAGTGAGAGAGTACTATCAGATTACACCCAAGTGTTCTATAATCATATGCAGAAGCACAAGCCGTATCCATCCATTGAACAATTCCTGATTAAAGATGGTGAACTCAATGTGGACTACAAGGCAATAAACAGAAGCTTATACTACATTCACATGCAAAACTGGCTGAAGTATTTTCCTCTTGATCGTATCCACATTGTAGATGGGGATAAACTAATCAAAGATCCCTTCCCAGAAATAGAGAAGGTAGAGAGATTTTTGAAGTTATCGCCACAGATAAATGCTTCAaacttttatttcaataaaactaAAGGCTTCTACTGCCTAAGGGACAGTGGTAGAGAGCGTTGTTTACATGAGTCAAAAGGACGAGCACACCCACAAGTAGATACCCGGTTACTCGAGAAACTGCATGAATATTTCCATGAACCCAACAAGAAATTCTTTGAACTTGTGGGCAGAACATTTGACTGGCACTCATTTGTGGCAAGTTAG